In Elephas maximus indicus isolate mEleMax1 chromosome 7, mEleMax1 primary haplotype, whole genome shotgun sequence, the following proteins share a genomic window:
- the LOC126079141 gene encoding olfactory receptor 52B4-like codes for MAGFNYTGVNHRVFYLLGIPGREDLHMWISIPFFISYVFILLGNGLLIFIILTKSSLHEPMYVFLCMLAGVDIVFATTTEPKALAIFWCNYREISLNGCIAQLYFQHSSFISESGILPIMAFDCYIAICYPLRYTSILTHSLIGKIGVVVFLRARCTISPMIFLLKRLTFCRNHILPHTFCEHIGLAKYACDDICINIWYGFFVLMSTVILDVVLIFASYVLILHAVFHIPSQDARNEALNTCGSHVCVVILFYGSGIFSVFTQRFGHHIPLHVHILLANITMLAPPMLNPIIYGVKTKQIRDQVVYVFFPKQK; via the coding sequence ATGGCTGGCTTCAACTACACTGGTGTTAACCACAGGGTCTTCTATCTGCTGGGCATTCCAGGCCGAGAAGACTTACACATGTGGATTTCCATCCCCTTCTTCATCTCCtatgtcttcattctccttgggaATGGTCTGCTTATTTTCATTATCCTCACCAAGAGCAGCCTCCACGAACCTATGTATGTTTTCCTCTGTATGCTGGCTGGAGTTGACATTGTCTTTGCTACCACCACAGAGCCCAAGGCATTGGCCATTTTCTGGTGCAATTATAGAGAAATTTCTCTTAACGGCTGCATTGCCCAGCTCTACTTCCAGCATTCCTCCTTCATCTCTGAGTCAGGCATCTTGCCGATTATGGCATTTGACTGCTACATTGCAATATGTTACCCACTGAGATATACTTCGATTCTTACCCACTCCCTGATTGGGAAAATTGGTGTGGTTGTTTTTTTGAGAGCACGTTGTACAATTTCTCCCATGATATTTCTTCTGAAGAGGCTGACTTTTTGCAGAAATCACATCCTTCCACATACATTCTGTGAACACATTGGCTTGGCCAAGTATGCCTGTGATGACATCTGCATAAATATCTGGTATGGGTTTTTTGTCTTAATGTCCACAGTGATCTTAGATGTTGTCCTCATTTTTGCTTCCTATGTTCTGATTCTCCATGCTGTCTTTCACATTCCTTCCCAAGATGCTCGCAACGAAGCTCTCAATACATGCGGCTCCCATGTCTGTGTCGTTATTCTCTTTTATGGGTCTGGAATCTTCTCAGTTTTCACACAGCGCTTTGGACACCACATACCACTACATGTCCACATCTTGCTGGCCAATATCACCATGCTTGCTCCACCTATGCTGAATCCCATCATTTACGGGGTCAAGACTAAGCAGATACGAGACCAAGTGGTCTATGTGTTTTTTCCAAAGCAGAAATGA